A region of Sphingobium baderi DNA encodes the following proteins:
- a CDS encoding DUF7064 domain-containing protein, which yields MMTELTTAYMTENCERHIPNPAIPKWSQSYYFNFYDRKAKLGGFIRFGFMENMAETNGFAIFFKDGKPLFTRLNMHLPYTSDRPEGGVTVAGVRLEAVQPLQACRITIDTEDFGVDLLWDQRFAMGDSIVPSEGSDDAIARELAFIHLEGPCDVTGTVRVRGGDIIEINDAGFRDISCGPRNWAGVQHYRLAWPIFDNGMSCVAVHAITEHGDSYQKILHDGERWHHIGKVEEVIEYEADEMGFRHVHWKVWDEDDRLWEFTAQPLFRWQFPFDTFVMVEQMMEYRLSDGTIGYGMGESGFRFPWEGNGN from the coding sequence ATGATGACCGAACTGACCACCGCATATATGACTGAAAACTGCGAACGTCACATACCGAATCCGGCGATCCCGAAGTGGAGCCAAAGCTATTATTTCAATTTCTACGATCGCAAGGCGAAGCTGGGCGGGTTCATCCGCTTCGGCTTCATGGAGAATATGGCTGAAACCAACGGTTTTGCTATATTCTTCAAAGATGGAAAGCCGCTTTTCACTCGGCTGAACATGCACCTCCCTTATACGAGTGATCGTCCCGAGGGCGGAGTGACCGTTGCGGGTGTGCGGCTGGAAGCCGTCCAGCCTCTCCAGGCCTGCCGGATCACGATAGACACCGAGGATTTCGGCGTCGACCTCTTGTGGGATCAGCGCTTCGCGATGGGCGATAGCATCGTGCCGAGCGAGGGCAGCGACGATGCGATCGCCCGCGAGCTGGCCTTTATCCACCTGGAGGGCCCCTGCGACGTGACCGGCACGGTTCGTGTGCGCGGCGGCGATATCATCGAGATCAATGATGCGGGTTTCCGCGACATCAGTTGCGGTCCGCGTAACTGGGCAGGCGTACAGCATTATCGCCTGGCTTGGCCGATCTTCGACAATGGCATGTCCTGCGTCGCTGTCCATGCCATCACCGAACATGGCGACAGCTATCAGAAGATCCTGCACGACGGCGAACGCTGGCATCATATCGGCAAGGTCGAGGAAGTTATCGAGTATGAGGCCGACGAGATGGGCTTCCGGCATGTCCATTGGAAAGTATGGGACGAGGACGATCGTCTGTGGGAATTTACGGCCCAGCCGCTGTTTCGCTGGCAATTCCCCTTCGACACCTTCGTGATGGTCGAACAGATGATGGAATACCGGCTGAGTGACGGGACCATTGGCTACGGGATGGGGGAGAGCGGTTTCCGTTTCCCCTGGGAAGGCAATGGCAACTGA
- a CDS encoding phosphotransferase family protein, with protein MSDILHSPVVDGIDIWNRDDMEPRIREILDRTVRNRAKGPYAAKTDEEVIAMLTRYFTAEGLEAVAISDVFRLAGGASKEQFAFTLRHGEDETGERLVLRMDPLEAISQTCRGREAQIHQAFVDILPVASVRSVDADGEILGQPAIILGFVLGVTEPTQGTGHGFSGIGTRYDDWSAKLTPQFIDALAQVHRFDWRAADLSFYAAPQPGTRQAAIWQVNWWSQVWWDGVVQPVALLTYVERWLRENAPVCEHPVMTHSDLRLGNFMFEEPSGKFTAVLDWELAHIGDFHEDIAWAIQRLFGTWTEDGDFLVCGLIPRGDFFRAYEDASGNRIDPVKLRYYEVLNAYKCAVIDLGQAMRAATQSNNHQDIILTWLGSAGAVFLEQLVTLIREA; from the coding sequence ATGAGCGACATTCTCCACTCGCCCGTCGTGGACGGCATCGACATCTGGAACCGCGACGACATGGAGCCGCGTATCCGGGAGATTCTCGACCGGACGGTGCGCAATCGCGCGAAAGGCCCCTATGCCGCGAAGACGGATGAAGAAGTGATCGCCATGCTCACACGCTACTTCACGGCCGAGGGACTGGAGGCGGTCGCCATCTCCGACGTGTTCCGCCTGGCTGGGGGGGCCTCGAAGGAGCAATTTGCTTTCACCTTGCGTCACGGCGAGGATGAGACGGGCGAACGCCTTGTCCTGCGCATGGACCCGCTGGAGGCGATCTCGCAGACCTGCCGCGGCCGCGAGGCGCAAATCCACCAGGCATTCGTCGATATATTGCCGGTTGCGTCAGTACGCAGCGTTGATGCCGACGGAGAGATATTGGGCCAGCCCGCGATCATCCTGGGCTTCGTGCTCGGCGTCACCGAACCCACGCAGGGCACCGGCCATGGCTTTTCTGGCATCGGAACACGCTATGACGATTGGTCGGCGAAACTGACACCCCAGTTTATCGACGCACTGGCGCAGGTGCACCGCTTCGACTGGCGGGCGGCTGACCTTTCCTTCTATGCCGCGCCTCAACCCGGCACGCGGCAGGCGGCGATCTGGCAGGTCAACTGGTGGTCACAGGTCTGGTGGGATGGCGTGGTTCAGCCTGTGGCGTTGCTGACCTACGTCGAACGCTGGCTGCGCGAGAATGCGCCGGTGTGCGAACATCCCGTGATGACACATAGCGATCTGCGGCTGGGCAATTTCATGTTCGAGGAACCGAGCGGAAAATTCACCGCTGTCCTCGACTGGGAGCTCGCCCACATCGGCGATTTCCATGAAGATATCGCCTGGGCCATTCAGCGGCTGTTCGGGACATGGACGGAGGATGGCGACTTCCTTGTCTGCGGCCTCATTCCGCGCGGGGACTTTTTTCGCGCCTATGAGGACGCTTCCGGCAATCGCATCGATCCGGTGAAGCTGCGCTATTATGAGGTGCTGAACGCTTACAAGTGCGCGGTCATCGACCTCGGCCAAGCGATGCGCGCCGCGACGCAGAGCAACAACCACCAGGATATTATCCTGACATGGCTCGGCTCGGCCGGGGCTGTCTTCCTCGAGCAACTCGTCACGCTGATCAGGGAGGCTTGA
- a CDS encoding DUF7064 domain-containing protein, whose translation MPEITKEFAAFPVEHAYRHKLADDGRESATHQFVLPQYGIAGFYYPTVRANGHAKGRLHLFGPAFEAPIEEEVELMVPPDMDFDDWRFGPLLMAVREPFKTIDLGWVGDRIQFEGQWKAIHPPYAFSSHPKGNPPYYGDDRTEQHGIIQGNLRVDGRDYPLNDFMIRDHSWGPRVWGLNQHYKWIHATTPSVSVHFFEMMSFGKVETRGYLYKDGVMRHVASVDYDIDFDADMMHDRLRVTVTDTDGRSVFVDCKAFAKYQLDLDPVVLLNESVVIVTIDGEEGTGWCEFCWNRDYLKFATPYVQRFAW comes from the coding sequence ATGCCGGAAATCACGAAAGAATTTGCCGCCTTCCCTGTCGAGCATGCTTATCGTCACAAGCTGGCGGACGATGGTCGGGAATCGGCGACGCACCAGTTCGTACTGCCGCAATATGGCATCGCCGGCTTCTACTATCCCACTGTACGCGCCAACGGCCATGCCAAGGGGCGTCTTCACCTGTTCGGCCCCGCCTTCGAGGCGCCGATCGAGGAAGAGGTGGAGCTGATGGTGCCACCGGACATGGACTTTGACGACTGGCGTTTCGGTCCGCTGCTCATGGCAGTGCGCGAGCCGTTCAAGACGATAGACCTGGGTTGGGTCGGGGACCGTATCCAGTTCGAAGGCCAGTGGAAGGCGATCCATCCCCCCTATGCGTTCAGTTCGCACCCCAAGGGCAACCCGCCCTACTACGGTGATGATCGCACCGAACAGCATGGCATCATTCAGGGCAATTTGCGCGTCGATGGGCGCGACTATCCACTCAACGACTTCATGATCCGGGACCATAGCTGGGGGCCGCGTGTCTGGGGGCTCAACCAGCACTACAAGTGGATTCATGCGACGACGCCGAGCGTGTCAGTCCATTTTTTCGAGATGATGTCCTTCGGCAAGGTTGAGACGCGGGGATATCTCTACAAGGACGGTGTTATGCGCCATGTGGCGAGCGTCGATTACGACATCGATTTCGATGCCGATATGATGCACGATCGCCTCCGCGTGACCGTTACGGATACGGACGGGCGATCGGTCTTCGTCGATTGCAAGGCATTCGCCAAGTATCAGCTGGATCTCGACCCGGTCGTGCTGCTGAACGAGTCCGTCGTCATCGTGACAATTGATGGCGAGGAAGGCACCGGCTGGTGCGAGTTCTGCTGGAATCGCGACTATCTGAAATTCGCGACACCCTATGTCCAGCGCTTTGCATGGTGA
- a CDS encoding phosphotransferase family protein yields MRTPLAARDDVDIWDRSEMEPRIRHVLERTVRLRDTGPYRPKSDVQVTAMLEGFFAAKNLRGVAVTDVERMSGGASKEQFAFTLTHRGDRTGERLVLRMDPLEAIAQTCRGREGEIQMVMGEHMPVASVRWFDADGDLLGQPAVILGFVGGVTQPSEGGSAGVSGMGGRLGALIDRLAPQYVDALATTHRFDWASANLRYFDAPRPNSNQAAIWQVNWWSQVWWDCLVEPVPVVTLAERWLRENAPPCDSPMLVHGDLRMGNFLFEEPSGRFTAVLDWELAHIGDFHEDIAWTMQKLFGAWGDDGVFLVSGLLPREDFITQYEAASGNVIDPTRLRYYEVLNAYKCAVMDLGQAMRAAAASNNHQEVVLTWLGSAGAVFLHHIVQLIRKD; encoded by the coding sequence ATGCGGACGCCGCTCGCAGCCCGCGATGACGTTGATATCTGGGACCGCTCCGAAATGGAGCCGCGGATCCGCCACGTACTGGAACGTACCGTTCGCCTCCGTGACACCGGCCCCTATCGGCCGAAATCCGATGTCCAGGTCACGGCCATGCTGGAAGGGTTTTTTGCTGCGAAGAACCTGAGAGGCGTTGCCGTCACCGACGTCGAGCGCATGTCCGGAGGCGCGTCGAAAGAGCAGTTCGCCTTTACCCTCACGCATCGGGGCGACCGCACAGGTGAGCGACTGGTTCTGCGCATGGACCCGTTGGAGGCGATCGCCCAGACCTGTCGCGGTCGGGAGGGCGAGATCCAGATGGTCATGGGCGAGCATATGCCGGTGGCATCCGTGCGCTGGTTCGATGCCGATGGAGACCTGTTGGGACAGCCTGCGGTGATCCTTGGTTTTGTCGGCGGAGTGACCCAACCCAGCGAGGGCGGTAGCGCCGGCGTGTCGGGCATGGGCGGTCGGTTGGGCGCGCTCATTGATCGGCTCGCGCCCCAATATGTCGATGCGCTGGCGACGACCCACCGGTTCGACTGGGCAAGCGCAAACCTGCGCTATTTCGACGCACCGCGCCCCAACAGTAACCAGGCGGCGATCTGGCAGGTCAACTGGTGGTCGCAGGTATGGTGGGATTGCCTGGTGGAGCCGGTGCCCGTCGTAACGCTGGCGGAGCGCTGGCTGCGTGAAAATGCACCCCCGTGCGATTCCCCGATGCTGGTCCATGGCGATCTGCGCATGGGAAACTTCCTGTTCGAGGAGCCGAGCGGACGGTTCACAGCCGTGCTGGACTGGGAACTGGCTCATATCGGTGACTTTCACGAGGATATCGCCTGGACCATGCAGAAGCTGTTCGGCGCCTGGGGAGATGACGGTGTCTTTCTGGTCAGTGGTCTGCTGCCGCGCGAAGATTTCATTACCCAGTATGAGGCAGCGTCCGGCAATGTCATCGATCCGACCAGGCTTCGCTACTACGAGGTACTCAACGCCTACAAATGCGCGGTCATGGACCTGGGACAGGCGATGCGGGCGGCTGCCGCCAGCAATAATCATCAGGAAGTGGTGCTGACCTGGCTGGGATCGGCTGGCGCTGTCTTCCTTCACCACATCGTCCAGCTGATCAGGAAGGACTGA
- a CDS encoding MmgE/PrpD family protein, which produces MKHENPVLPEHDPAGPLAKMVAETRYQDIPAPVIDLAKRAILDTLAVTVAGSGWEVSPAIADQVAEWGGAPQATVLIHGHQVPAPMAAFGNGVMARAIDMGDVHETGGHVTEWNVPAMLSVLGIADGPVSGKDFVTAYVTGAEVGVRASAALNLVRYHTTWGMPGEWNGPLCATASVARILGLDADETWNALGMAYTVHGMSEYNKYSEGTQMARVQHSFAGDTAVKAVLLTRRGVTAPRGIFQGVPSGILRHVAWDDVRPELLTEDLGTRWQLAEGLSMKPYSACKFTHSFIASTVAIMQGEGLDWRDIDRIDCVGSTGARMTFEPAAVKWNPRSVPEAMFSAPYTIAAAAMTGGFFLEDLHPDRIMNAERRELMRRVHIVADPDHADQFEGFTVAITLSDGRRFTHVTPYVKGHTRNPMTWDDLAGKLRRCAPFAAVQLPADNLDMLVGLCRDMERIDDMRRIVDCLTPSHPA; this is translated from the coding sequence ATGAAGCACGAGAATCCTGTCCTGCCCGAGCATGATCCCGCCGGACCTTTGGCGAAGATGGTGGCTGAGACACGCTATCAGGACATTCCCGCGCCGGTGATCGATCTTGCCAAGCGTGCGATCCTCGATACGCTGGCGGTCACTGTGGCGGGTTCCGGTTGGGAAGTCAGCCCCGCCATTGCCGATCAGGTCGCCGAGTGGGGCGGCGCGCCGCAAGCCACCGTCCTGATACACGGGCACCAGGTACCCGCTCCCATGGCTGCTTTTGGCAATGGCGTAATGGCGCGCGCGATCGATATGGGCGATGTGCATGAAACCGGCGGTCATGTGACGGAATGGAATGTGCCCGCCATGCTGTCGGTGCTGGGCATTGCAGACGGGCCGGTCAGCGGAAAGGACTTTGTAACCGCCTATGTCACAGGCGCTGAAGTCGGCGTGCGCGCCAGCGCAGCGCTGAACCTTGTGCGCTACCACACGACATGGGGCATGCCCGGCGAATGGAACGGGCCGCTCTGCGCGACCGCTTCGGTGGCGCGTATCCTGGGCCTGGATGCCGACGAAACATGGAATGCGTTAGGTATGGCCTATACCGTCCATGGCATGTCGGAATATAATAAATATTCTGAAGGTACGCAGATGGCGCGCGTGCAGCACAGCTTTGCCGGGGATACGGCGGTAAAGGCGGTACTGCTGACCCGCCGCGGTGTGACGGCGCCGCGCGGCATATTCCAGGGTGTGCCGAGTGGCATATTGCGACATGTCGCGTGGGACGATGTGCGGCCCGAATTGCTGACCGAGGATCTGGGGACCCGCTGGCAGTTGGCCGAAGGGCTGTCGATGAAGCCCTATTCCGCGTGCAAATTTACCCACAGCTTCATAGCCAGCACGGTTGCTATCATGCAAGGCGAGGGACTGGACTGGCGCGATATCGATCGCATCGACTGCGTCGGCAGTACGGGCGCACGCATGACATTCGAGCCGGCGGCGGTGAAATGGAACCCGCGCTCCGTGCCGGAGGCAATGTTCAGCGCACCTTATACGATTGCCGCTGCCGCGATGACCGGTGGCTTCTTCCTTGAGGATTTGCACCCCGACCGGATCATGAATGCGGAGCGGCGCGAACTGATGCGACGGGTGCATATCGTCGCCGATCCCGATCATGCCGATCAGTTCGAGGGCTTCACGGTCGCAATCACACTCTCCGACGGACGCCGTTTCACCCATGTCACCCCTTATGTGAAGGGACATACGCGCAATCCGATGACCTGGGACGATTTGGCGGGCAAGCTGCGCCGCTGCGCCCCTTTCGCCGCCGTCCAGCTACCAGCGGACAACCTGGACATGCTTGTCGGGCTTTGCCGTGACATGGAACGGATCGATGACATGCGTCGCATCGTCGATTGCCTGACCCCCTCTCATCCCGCTTGA
- a CDS encoding Zn-dependent alcohol dehydrogenase, whose translation MKAAILNSLDGTFQIEEIEIDAPRGREVLVEVKASGLCHSDLHFAEQDFGVPLPAVLGHELAGIVLAIGPEVREFAAGDHVVGSLIQFCGHCRACIGGRTYQCTHPEETLRDDPDHAHRLTRDGDGVTQVFGTGAFAERALVHENQLALVPRELPFAQASLLGCGTITGAGAAINTAAVRPGDTVAVIGIGGVGLNVISGAKLAGASRIVAIDMQPKKEELARRFGATDFIDASAGDSVEAVRMLIEGGVDHAFEVVGIKATSEQAIKMACKGGGAYLIGVHSPAKTIDVNVTIDLLTNQVDLRGVYMGSSNIKHDIPMYAQLYLQGKLNLDDLISREINISEINDAYKQLKEGAIARSVITSF comes from the coding sequence ATGAAAGCAGCCATTCTCAACAGCCTCGATGGCACCTTCCAGATCGAGGAGATCGAGATCGACGCGCCGCGCGGGCGGGAAGTTCTGGTCGAGGTCAAGGCATCGGGCCTGTGCCATTCGGACCTGCATTTCGCCGAGCAGGATTTCGGTGTCCCGCTGCCCGCCGTGCTGGGGCATGAACTGGCTGGGATCGTCCTCGCCATCGGTCCGGAGGTGCGGGAATTCGCGGCTGGCGATCATGTCGTGGGGTCGTTGATCCAGTTTTGCGGCCATTGCCGCGCCTGTATCGGCGGCCGCACCTATCAATGCACCCATCCTGAAGAAACGCTCCGGGATGATCCTGACCATGCGCATCGACTGACTCGGGACGGAGATGGCGTCACGCAGGTGTTCGGAACCGGGGCCTTCGCCGAGCGGGCGCTGGTGCATGAGAACCAACTGGCTCTGGTACCCAGGGAACTACCCTTTGCGCAGGCATCGCTGCTGGGTTGCGGCACCATCACGGGCGCCGGCGCCGCCATCAACACCGCAGCCGTGCGTCCCGGCGATACGGTGGCGGTAATCGGCATCGGCGGTGTGGGCCTTAACGTCATATCCGGAGCGAAGCTGGCCGGGGCGTCACGGATTGTCGCCATCGACATGCAACCGAAGAAGGAAGAACTGGCGCGTCGCTTCGGTGCGACCGACTTCATCGATGCATCGGCTGGTGACAGCGTGGAGGCGGTGCGCATGTTGATCGAAGGCGGGGTCGACCATGCGTTTGAGGTGGTCGGCATCAAGGCCACATCGGAACAGGCGATCAAGATGGCGTGCAAGGGCGGCGGCGCCTATCTGATCGGCGTACATTCGCCGGCGAAGACAATCGATGTCAATGTGACGATTGATTTACTGACCAATCAGGTCGATCTGCGCGGCGTGTACATGGGATCATCGAACATCAAGCACGACATCCCCATGTACGCTCAGCTTTACCTACAGGGAAAGCTCAACCTGGACGATCTCATCTCACGCGAAATCAACATCTCTGAGATCAATGATGCTTACAAGCAACTCAAGGAAGGCGCTATCGCCCGGAGCGTGATCACATCCTTCTAG
- a CDS encoding tyrosine-protein phosphatase — MLVGAPNFRDLGGHAARDGTIRTGKVYRSSQLSHLTDGDLESVRHMGLKSIIDLRSERERMAQPTPAVLRTAGDYLSPKSDTDFIFNRIFAESEKTAAAWAAGFSTFYGLMLDAYAPEFIAMFRAISDGNLPILIHCSAGKDRTGAASALLLDFLGVQRATIVDDYVRSSSELNGDMHFKNMLSDAKLHLYADLPPECRDVILGTKPAYLECLFATLGDRFGSVSGYLAHHGFSAAERNRITDALI, encoded by the coding sequence ATGCTGGTAGGTGCTCCGAATTTCCGCGATCTAGGTGGCCACGCTGCGCGGGACGGCACCATCCGGACGGGCAAAGTCTACAGGTCAAGCCAACTCTCTCATCTGACCGATGGCGACCTGGAGTCGGTGCGGCATATGGGTCTGAAAAGCATCATCGACCTTCGCTCGGAACGTGAGCGGATGGCGCAACCGACACCTGCTGTCCTCAGGACGGCTGGCGACTATCTATCTCCAAAGTCCGACACCGACTTCATCTTCAATCGCATCTTCGCAGAATCGGAAAAGACGGCCGCCGCCTGGGCCGCGGGATTCTCAACCTTCTACGGTCTGATGCTCGATGCATATGCGCCCGAGTTCATCGCAATGTTCCGTGCCATTTCGGATGGAAATTTGCCGATCCTTATCCATTGCTCGGCCGGCAAGGATCGCACCGGCGCGGCATCCGCGCTGCTCCTCGATTTCCTGGGCGTCCAACGCGCAACCATTGTCGACGACTATGTTCGCAGCAGTTCCGAGCTCAACGGCGACATGCATTTCAAGAATATGCTTTCCGATGCCAAGTTGCACCTCTATGCCGACCTTCCGCCCGAGTGCAGGGACGTCATACTTGGCACCAAGCCCGCCTATCTCGAGTGCCTCTTCGCGACCCTCGGCGACCGGTTTGGATCGGTCAGCGGCTATCTCGCCCACCATGGTTTCAGCGCTGCTGAGCGGAATCGGATCACCGACGCGTTGATCTGA
- a CDS encoding MerR family transcriptional regulator — MKMRELEQRTGVHREVIRVYLRDGLIPEPARPRRTIAIYGEEHVQAIAAIRRLQRENRLTLSQIRALMDGEAAEARLDAAAFDQLEQLVDHRTGGDGQPVLITTLEREYPQALEDAHILARIGILEIIETSDGEALSISAVHLVRIWGQMRKAGFDQRLTYSPDILGFYTKAAEFVGNWEAQTFFERTNERVTTREAADLIEQALPLMLDFFGLLRQRAFFRHLEKLHAGGSDRPPDELPATS, encoded by the coding sequence ATGAAGATGCGCGAACTTGAGCAACGGACCGGGGTCCATAGGGAGGTGATTCGCGTCTATTTGCGAGACGGGTTGATCCCCGAGCCCGCGCGACCTCGCCGGACAATTGCGATCTATGGCGAGGAGCATGTCCAGGCCATCGCGGCTATACGCCGCCTTCAGCGAGAAAATCGTCTCACCCTTTCCCAGATTCGTGCGCTTATGGACGGCGAGGCGGCCGAGGCTCGGCTTGATGCCGCGGCATTCGATCAGCTCGAGCAATTAGTTGATCACCGCACGGGTGGGGATGGGCAACCGGTGCTGATCACCACGCTAGAGCGGGAGTATCCGCAAGCGCTGGAGGATGCCCATATCCTTGCCAGGATCGGTATATTGGAGATTATTGAGACATCGGATGGTGAAGCACTTTCCATCTCCGCGGTGCATCTCGTCCGTATCTGGGGCCAGATGCGCAAGGCCGGCTTCGACCAGCGACTGACTTACTCACCTGATATATTGGGCTTCTACACAAAGGCTGCGGAGTTTGTCGGCAACTGGGAGGCCCAAACGTTCTTCGAGCGGACGAACGAGCGTGTCACAACGCGCGAAGCGGCGGATCTTATCGAGCAGGCCTTGCCTCTTATGCTCGATTTCTTTGGATTGCTTCGACAGCGTGCATTTTTCCGGCATCTGGAGAAACTGCATGCGGGCGGCAGCGATCGGCCGCCCGACGAACTCCCGGCTACATCGTGA
- a CDS encoding NAD(P)-dependent alcohol dehydrogenase, whose translation MQIRAAVSRNAGADFSVETLDMLDIQADEILVRVVATGLCHTDIAVRDQILPVPLPAVLGHEGAGLVEAIGADVQGLSVGDHVVLGFAACRQCPQCITGQPAYCREFTPLNFSGRRRDGTSCLHDQNGEVSSHFFGQSSFATHAIVAAKNAVKVTKDAPIELLGPLGCGIMTGAGAVFHALQLKQGESLLVTGGGPVGLSAVMAGVVRGADMILVSDPLPSRRAMAIDLGATHVIDPAAGELAEQVRAIVPAGVENVLDTSGIAPVIEAAVGTLAVRGRLATVGVPRSADAAVSLNILQMLSLGIQISGVTEGNADPQTFLPQLVDLFLAGKFPIDRMISSYRLDQINEAIADQHAGRCVKAILTM comes from the coding sequence ATGCAGATACGCGCGGCAGTTTCCAGGAATGCAGGTGCGGATTTCAGCGTCGAGACCCTCGATATGCTAGATATCCAAGCCGATGAAATACTGGTGCGCGTAGTCGCTACCGGCCTCTGCCATACCGATATCGCGGTGCGCGATCAGATACTGCCGGTTCCCTTGCCGGCCGTCCTTGGCCATGAAGGAGCCGGCCTCGTAGAGGCGATCGGAGCAGACGTTCAAGGCCTCAGCGTCGGCGACCACGTCGTGCTGGGATTCGCGGCCTGTCGGCAATGCCCACAATGCATCACCGGGCAGCCGGCCTATTGCCGCGAGTTCACACCATTGAATTTCAGCGGACGGCGACGGGACGGAACCTCATGTCTGCACGATCAAAATGGTGAGGTAAGCAGTCACTTCTTCGGCCAGTCGTCATTCGCGACACATGCCATTGTAGCGGCCAAAAACGCCGTGAAAGTGACCAAGGATGCTCCGATCGAGCTCCTTGGCCCGCTTGGCTGCGGTATCATGACCGGCGCCGGTGCCGTTTTCCACGCCTTGCAACTGAAGCAGGGTGAAAGCCTGCTTGTCACTGGAGGCGGTCCCGTCGGACTAAGCGCGGTGATGGCAGGAGTGGTAAGAGGGGCGGATATGATCCTGGTGTCTGACCCTCTTCCCTCCCGCCGCGCAATGGCTATCGATCTCGGCGCCACCCACGTGATCGATCCAGCCGCAGGGGAACTCGCAGAGCAGGTTCGTGCCATTGTGCCAGCCGGCGTCGAGAACGTACTCGACACCTCCGGCATAGCCCCGGTCATCGAAGCCGCCGTTGGTACTCTGGCCGTGCGTGGCAGGCTGGCGACGGTTGGCGTACCCAGGTCTGCCGATGCTGCAGTTTCGCTCAATATCCTGCAGATGCTCTCGCTGGGCATTCAAATTAGCGGCGTCACCGAAGGAAACGCCGATCCCCAGACCTTTCTTCCGCAGCTTGTCGACCTTTTCCTGGCAGGCAAGTTTCCGATCGATCGCATGATCAGCTCATATCGCCTGGATCAGATCAACGAAGCCATCGCCGATCAGCATGCCGGCCGGTGCGTAAAGGCCATTCTCACGATGTAG
- a CDS encoding cytochrome P450, producing MATTFEPDTRPMIPDDIARIVVSPKSYTNDEVVYGAFKWLRENMPLGVAEVPGYDPLWIVTKHADIREVEKNAKLFHNADHNPVLNDQASDAFTREINNGSLRILSSLTYMDPPEHGSFRSVTSNWFLPGKISKLEDQVRVLARQSVENLLSFDGECDFVKDFALHYPLRVIMTLFGVPPEDEPRMLKLTQEFFGVHDPEEQRPEIAADPVVGAKMWAATLEDFYGYFDKLSAARREQPNDDLLSLIANSRVNGLPIPRAEANGYYVAIATAGHDTTSSSTAGGLHGMLLYPENWDKVKADPAMIPKLVDEAIRWTAPVKHFMRNATEDTELRGQTIRAMDRLMICYPSGCRDEEVFADADRFDITRSPNQHIAFGFGPHMCLGQHLAKLEMRVLYEELLPHLKSVELAGEPRLVETNFVGGYKSLPIRFTKN from the coding sequence ATGGCCACTACGTTTGAACCCGACACCCGTCCCATGATTCCGGACGACATCGCCAGGATCGTGGTTTCACCCAAATCCTACACTAATGACGAGGTTGTCTATGGCGCCTTCAAGTGGCTGCGCGAGAATATGCCGCTCGGCGTAGCCGAAGTACCCGGCTACGATCCGCTTTGGATCGTGACGAAGCACGCGGACATCCGCGAAGTTGAAAAAAACGCGAAGCTGTTTCACAACGCCGATCACAATCCGGTGCTGAACGACCAGGCCTCCGATGCGTTTACGCGCGAGATCAACAACGGATCACTGCGGATCCTCTCGTCGCTGACTTATATGGATCCGCCCGAGCATGGCAGCTTCCGCTCCGTGACCTCGAACTGGTTTCTCCCCGGTAAGATCAGCAAGCTCGAGGACCAGGTGCGGGTTCTTGCACGACAGTCGGTCGAAAATCTGCTGAGCTTCGATGGCGAGTGCGACTTCGTGAAGGATTTTGCGCTGCACTATCCGTTGCGCGTGATCATGACGCTGTTCGGCGTTCCCCCCGAAGATGAACCCCGCATGCTGAAGCTGACGCAGGAGTTCTTCGGCGTCCATGATCCTGAGGAACAGCGCCCCGAAATTGCGGCTGATCCGGTTGTCGGTGCTAAAATGTGGGCTGCGACGCTGGAAGACTTTTACGGATATTTCGACAAGCTCAGCGCGGCGCGCCGGGAGCAGCCCAACGACGATCTGCTCTCACTGATCGCGAACTCCCGCGTCAATGGCCTGCCGATCCCGCGGGCGGAGGCAAATGGCTATTATGTCGCCATCGCGACCGCAGGACACGATACGACCTCTTCGTCGACTGCAGGCGGCCTGCACGGCATGCTCCTATATCCCGAGAATTGGGACAAGGTGAAAGCCGACCCGGCGATGATACCCAAGCTTGTCGACGAAGCCATTCGCTGGACCGCGCCGGTCAAGCATTTCATGCGTAACGCGACCGAGGATACCGAGCTGCGCGGACAGACTATCCGCGCGATGGACCGTCTGATGATCTGCTACCCGTCCGGCTGTCGCGACGAGGAAGTGTTCGCAGACGCCGATCGATTCGACATAACGCGATCGCCCAACCAGCATATCGCCTTCGGTTTTGGTCCCCACATGTGTCTTGGCCAGCATCTCGCCAAGCTCGAGATGAGGGTGCTTTACGAAGAACTGCTTCCGCATCTTAAGTCTGTCGAACTGGCCGGTGAGCCGCGGCTGGTCGAAACCAACTTCGTGGGCGGTTACAAGAGCTTGCCGATCCGCTTCACCAAAAACTGA